A window of the Saprospiraceae bacterium genome harbors these coding sequences:
- the ccsA gene encoding cytochrome c biogenesis protein CcsA, which translates to MLLVPELFGQASVAQVQAQIPVIDKAHAELFGKLIVQDVNGRMKPMNTLSLEVLRKLSRKETMFGMDAEQVFISMSAFPEVWNKLPVIKLGKHEKILNLFKGATGFVSYLDFFNAEGNYILKEDARDAFNKKPVDRGVYEKELIKLDEKLNITHMVFSGSLLKLFPVENHPNDHWDAPSGQHLHQQLDISAEAFPDRFYKAYIEQVREAVQTNNWSIPNSLLQELSMYQQKLGQEIIPSQTKLSAEILLNDLNVFGKLSKYYGLMALVFLALLFTNVFSPGKSLRFALNISLLFLLAGFLFQTFGLGLRWYVSGRAPWSNGYESMIYIAWTTVLAGLLFSRNSLGGLAATSLLSSIVLMVAGLSWLDPEITPLVPVLKSYWLTIHVSLEAGSYGFLVLGALIGALNLILMILTTQKNQQRIDRIIDEMSYTSEMTIMGGLVMLSTGTYLGGVWANESWGRYWGWDAKETWALVSILVYSFILHMRLIPGLQSRFAYNTATLFGFASVMMTYYGVNYYLSGLHSYAAGDPVPIPSFVYYLVVILVAISLGAYWRNRSFEKEVKKSVKKKQLRLNIISASQNLATKV; encoded by the coding sequence ATGCTGCTGGTTCCGGAACTCTTTGGTCAAGCGTCTGTTGCACAGGTGCAGGCCCAAATTCCTGTGATCGACAAAGCACATGCCGAATTATTTGGCAAGCTCATCGTTCAGGATGTAAACGGAAGGATGAAACCGATGAATACCCTGAGTCTTGAAGTCCTTAGAAAATTATCGCGCAAAGAGACCATGTTCGGAATGGATGCAGAGCAGGTGTTCATCAGCATGTCGGCATTTCCGGAGGTGTGGAATAAACTACCGGTGATTAAATTAGGTAAACACGAAAAAATCCTAAACCTTTTTAAAGGAGCTACGGGTTTTGTATCCTATCTTGATTTTTTCAATGCAGAAGGCAATTATATTTTAAAAGAAGATGCGCGCGATGCATTTAATAAAAAACCCGTCGACCGTGGCGTTTATGAAAAAGAACTGATCAAACTCGATGAGAAACTGAACATCACGCACATGGTATTTTCAGGAAGTCTATTGAAATTATTTCCTGTAGAAAATCATCCCAACGATCATTGGGATGCACCTTCCGGCCAGCATCTCCATCAACAACTGGATATCAGTGCTGAAGCTTTTCCCGATAGATTTTACAAAGCCTATATCGAACAGGTCAGGGAGGCTGTTCAAACAAACAACTGGTCGATACCCAATTCTTTGTTACAGGAATTGAGCATGTATCAGCAAAAATTAGGTCAGGAAATCATCCCATCCCAGACAAAATTAAGTGCTGAAATTTTGCTCAACGATTTAAATGTTTTTGGAAAACTGAGCAAGTATTACGGTCTGATGGCTTTGGTTTTTCTTGCGCTTCTATTTACAAATGTCTTTTCTCCGGGCAAGTCTTTAAGGTTTGCTTTAAACATAAGTTTGCTATTCCTCCTGGCAGGATTTTTATTCCAAACTTTTGGATTGGGATTGCGCTGGTACGTATCGGGTCGTGCCCCCTGGAGCAATGGATACGAGTCGATGATTTACATTGCCTGGACCACGGTATTGGCTGGATTGTTATTCTCCAGAAATTCGCTGGGCGGACTTGCGGCCACCAGTCTTTTATCTTCCATTGTTTTGATGGTTGCAGGACTGAGCTGGCTGGATCCTGAAATTACGCCATTGGTCCCGGTGCTTAAGTCTTATTGGCTGACGATACACGTTTCTCTTGAAGCAGGCAGTTACGGCTTCCTGGTTCTTGGAGCCTTGATTGGCGCACTCAATTTGATTCTCATGATCCTGACCACCCAAAAAAATCAGCAGCGCATAGACCGCATCATCGATGAGATGAGTTACACCAGTGAAATGACCATTATGGGAGGACTGGTCATGCTCAGCACGGGAACCTATCTGGGTGGAGTATGGGCCAATGAATCCTGGGGTCGCTACTGGGGATGGGATGCCAAAGAAACCTGGGCATTGGTTTCCATTCTGGTGTATTCGTTTATTCTCCACATGCGTTTGATTCCAGGACTGCAAAGCAGATTCGCCTACAATACGGCGACCTTATTTGGATTTGCATCCGTGATGATGACCTACTACGGAGTGAATTATTATTTGTCCGGATTGCATTCCTATGCGGCAGGTGACCCGGTCCCCATTCCGTCATTTGTCTATTATCTGGTCGTGATATTAGTGGCCATCAGTCTTGGAGCTTATTGGCGTAATAGGAGTTTTGAAAAAGAAGTCAAGAAGTCCGTTAAAAAGAAACAGCTTCGTTTGAATATTATAAGTGCTTCACAAAACCTCGCTACCAAGGTTTAA
- a CDS encoding cytochrome c biogenesis protein ResB, producing the protein MLLFAAAIGVATFIENDFGTSSAQKLIFKARWFEFLLFLFGCCLIYNVIKFKFIQQKKWGTLMFHLSMVIILIGSGITRYFGYEGMMHIREGGSSNTILSSDTYLQLHANLKGLHYKTEDRVLFASKGSNTYKKGFLLGNEKLDIELQEFIPNPAEILKDDPKGSPFLKIVMGGAQGREESLLKYNNPRTLGGTLFNFGDRPMENAVNIRLAQDSLLISHDASFTQMVMATQQRDTLAGHQEHLLRFRSLYASDAFTFVVSEFNKSAVVDVASTNQKMSSESMAALKLKMTVNNQPTEFYISGSAGNEGNPRTISLPEGEFTWSYGARQIQLPFELKLRDFIMDRYPGTNSASSYASEVTLIDPEKI; encoded by the coding sequence ATGCTCTTGTTTGCTGCTGCTATAGGTGTGGCCACTTTTATAGAAAACGATTTTGGAACGAGTTCTGCACAAAAACTCATATTCAAGGCCAGGTGGTTTGAATTTCTTTTGTTTTTATTTGGATGTTGCCTGATCTACAATGTCATCAAATTCAAATTCATCCAACAAAAAAAATGGGGAACGCTCATGTTTCACCTGTCCATGGTCATCATTCTCATTGGATCGGGTATCACCCGTTATTTCGGTTATGAAGGAATGATGCATATTCGCGAAGGCGGATCGAGTAACACCATCTTGTCTTCTGATACGTATCTGCAACTCCATGCGAATTTGAAAGGATTGCATTATAAAACGGAAGACCGCGTTTTGTTTGCAAGCAAAGGATCCAACACCTACAAAAAAGGATTTTTACTCGGAAATGAAAAATTAGATATCGAGTTGCAGGAATTCATTCCTAATCCTGCCGAAATACTCAAGGACGACCCGAAGGGATCTCCTTTTCTGAAAATTGTAATGGGTGGCGCGCAAGGTCGCGAAGAATCTCTTTTGAAATACAACAATCCAAGAACGCTCGGTGGAACTTTGTTCAACTTCGGCGATCGGCCCATGGAAAATGCAGTCAACATTCGTTTGGCTCAGGATTCCCTTCTGATCTCACATGACGCATCTTTCACTCAAATGGTGATGGCAACTCAACAACGCGATACCCTGGCAGGCCACCAGGAACACCTTTTGCGTTTCAGATCACTGTACGCCTCGGATGCTTTCACTTTTGTGGTGAGTGAATTCAATAAAAGTGCAGTGGTCGATGTTGCGTCTACAAATCAGAAAATGAGCAGCGAAAGCATGGCTGCACTCAAACTGAAAATGACGGTCAACAACCAGCCTACAGAATTTTACATTTCGGGAAGTGCCGGCAATGAAGGAAATCCCAGAACTATCAGTTTACCAGAAGGTGAATTCACCTGGAGTTACGGAGCCAGACAGATCCAACTGCCATTTGAATTAAAACTCCGGGATTTCATCATGGATCGTTACCCGGGAACCAACAGTGCTTCTTCTTATGCAAGCGAAGTGACTTTGATAGATCCGGAAAAAATTTGA
- a CDS encoding DNA-3-methyladenine glycosylase 2 family protein → MRSQGISREFNHLTTAINQSCCCHFSRFIDLYDKKFPSNLQIIQTPSDSLRGIGLSAQKSQYIKNIAEFFETHKLQDQAWPTMSDEEVGELLIKIKGVGKWTTEMVLMFGLCREDVFSSGDYGIQMAMKKLYKLNLEGKELQQKMQRIAEKWRPHRSLACMYLWAWKDQ, encoded by the coding sequence ATCAGATCTCAGGGAATATCTCGTGAGTTCAATCATCTCACAACAGCTATCAACCAAAGTTGCTGCTGTCATTTTTCTCGATTTATAGATCTCTACGATAAAAAATTTCCATCGAACCTGCAAATCATCCAAACGCCCTCCGACAGTCTGAGAGGTATCGGCTTGTCCGCACAAAAATCACAGTATATCAAAAATATCGCTGAATTCTTTGAGACCCACAAACTACAGGATCAAGCCTGGCCAACCATGTCTGATGAAGAAGTCGGAGAACTGCTAATAAAAATAAAAGGAGTCGGTAAATGGACAACAGAAATGGTACTGATGTTTGGGCTGTGCAGAGAAGATGTTTTCTCTTCCGGAGATTACGGGATCCAAATGGCTATGAAAAAATTGTATAAGCTCAATCTGGAAGGCAAAGAATTGCAACAGAAAATGCAACGCATCGCTGAAAAATGGAGGCCCCACCGTTCGCTGGCTTGTATGTATCTTTGGGCCTGGAAAGATCAATAA